The stretch of DNA CCTCTCGGCCCTGACCCTGATCCTGAACGGCCTCGTCACGATAAGCCTCTCGGCCTCGTTCCCGCACTTCTCCAGGCGGGAGACGGCCCCCTCCTCCGAGAGGACAGAAGGGTTCAGCAGGAGGGTGACCTCCTCAAGAGTGACGCCGGTCTTCGTTCTCTCGTCCCAGAGCGTTCTTTTCCTGACGACAGAGATGGACCGCCCTTCCTCTGTCGCATAACTCCATGCCCCGCCGAAGCGCAGGGAGAAGAGGAGGGGCAGGACTGTCTCGGCAGGGAGGCCGAACCTCGCTGCAATGTCCCTTTCAGCCGCAAGATACGCGAGAACCTCCCGCATGTCCCCTGGCCCGCAGACAGGCATGGAGGGCAATCGCACCTCTGGCAGAAAAAAGGTTCGGTTGAAAGAGATACCATGGTGGCACTCCCTCTGACCCCTGCAAAATATATACCGCAACACCTTGTAAGAAGAACCATGAGACTCGCACCGGCCCTTGCTGCCCTGGTGATCACAGCCTTCATCGCCGGGTGTGCCGGCGGCCCGCCCCTCAGGCCGCCCGATGTCACGGTGACGGGTATCGCCGTCACCGCCCTCACCCTGGAGAGCATGGACCTGGAGGTCATCCTCGCCGTGGACAACCCGAACTCCGTGGGGGCGACGATCCGGGACGTGTCCGTGAATGTCTCCTACTCGAAGAACGGAAGAGAAGTGTTCCTCGGGTCAGGGAGAGGTGAAGAGATATCTATCCCGGCGTACAACACGACCGAGGTCGTCATCCCGGTCACCACGGATAACCTGGCCATGCTCTCCGCTGCCGGAACCCTGGCCCTCTCCGGGGAGCTGGAGGTGACGGCAGAGGGTACGATGACTGTCGATGCAGGCATCGTCTCATTCGACGTCCCCTTCGGGAAGACGACGACGGTCTCTGTCAGGGGGAGGTAGGGCCATGCCTGCGGCAGCAAGTCTTATCAGCACCCTCCCCCCCTCTTCCCCGTGCAGCCTCAGAGCGGGATCGCCCGGCCCCTTGATTTTTCCTATCAGACGAACCGCATCATAGTCCTCCTCGCCCTGACCGCTCTCCTCGTCTCGGCCGCAGCATCGGCCCTTGCCGGCACGGGCATAGTGGAGACATTGATACGCGGCCCTGGCGCTGCTCTTGCCGTCTTTCTTACCTGGGCCCTCTGCCGCGAGATCGACCCCGACCATGATCTCTCCGCCCTGCTGGCAGCGGCCATGACGACCGGAGCCCTCCTCATTCTGTCTATCCCCGACATCCCCACCCTGCTGTGGGCCCTCCTCGTCATCAGAGTCGTGAACAGGACGACCGGCCGTGCCGCCACGACGATAGATCTCATCTTCGTCCTCCTCCTCACCCTGTGGCCCCTGTCACGGGGCTTTCTCCCGGCAGGCCCCATCGCCGCCACGGCATTCTTCCTTGATGGCCGATCGAAGGATCCCGCACGGCACCGTCTCCCCTTTGCCGTCGTCGCTCTCCTCGCCACGGCGGTCGCACTCCTTGCAACGCCCGTACACCTCGGCGCACCCACTCCCGCGGCAGGCATCGGCATCGCCGCCGCGACTGTCCTGTTTATCCCGGCCATCGCCGCCTCAAAGACCGTTCATTCAAGAGAAGACAGCGGAGACCGACCCCTCGACCCGGGGAGGTTGATGACCGGGCAGGCCCTCGCCCTGGCAACGGCGTTATCGGCAGTCACAACCGATCCCGCAGCACTCGCACCCCTATGGGCCGCGATCCTTGCCGCAGGGCTCTGGCACGCCGCCCTCGCCGTGCAGGGGAGGTGACCCGCAGCATATATATCATGCAGCAGACACTAGGGCATGCTCGGACCACTCCTCGGGATCGTCCTCGCCGTCCTCGTCGCGGTGCTGCTGTACTACTTCGTCAAAAACGTCTTCGTCCTGGTCATCAACGCAGTCCTCGGCATTATCGTCCTCTTCCTGATCAACCTCTTCAACCTGATGGGACTCTTTGGCAAGCCCGACATCCCTATAGACATCATCACGGTCCTGATCAGCGCTCTTGGCGGGATTATCGGCGTGATCATCGTCGTCGTGCTCCACCTGCTCGGCGTTCCCCTGTGACACCGATCAGGAGACGGCACCGGGGCGCAGGAGGAGGGGACAGCCCGCGTCCGGGTAAACCGACAGATTTATATTTTTATTTTTAAAAGGCAGATGCGATAATCATGCCCTTTATATATTACGGTCAGGGTGTGGCCGAATGGTACGACGACTTCCTGGAACGCCTGGTATCCCATCTCGCCCTTGAAGGGACCGAGATCACCGGCGAGAAAAGAGACGGCCAGACCGCCACGATGGACGTCAAAAGGACAGGCGAACAGGGGACACTGCTGGTGGCGCCCTCGGAGAAGAACGTGAAGGTCACCTACACCGTCGCACGGGAGAAAAAAGAGGTCGCACGGGGTCTGATGGGGGCCCTCGTCGGTGCCGGGGTCGGGAGCGTCCTCGGCGGCATCATGCGGCGCGAGGAGGGGAGCATCACCGACGCCCTGGGCGGGGCCGCCGCCGGCGGGGCGTACGAGGCCTACCACGGATATGAGGACTCACGCGAGGACAGGACCGCCTTCGCCGCCCTCCTTGCAGAGAAGGTGAAGGAGGTGGAGGACGAGATCTGGGAGATCAAAAACGCCCAGGCAGAGGCGCAGGAGGCGGCCCGAGAGCGGACACGGGAGAAGAGGGCCGGGATCGAGGCCGAGGAGGACGAAGTCAGGGCCGAACTCGAGGAGATCTCCGGCGACCTGCTGACTCTCCGCGAGGAGATCGACCTTCTCGAAGAGGGCGGGCAGAAAGGGAAGGTGAAAAAAGTGCGGGCACGGACCGAACGGGCCGAACGCTTCTATACCGAGGCCGAAGACGCATGCGACGGCGGCGAGTACGGTGCGGCCAGGTCGAAGGTCCGGGCGGCACGCTCGATGATCGAAGGGGCGATGGCGGCACTTGAGGAGGAGTAAGCGTCACCCATGGAACCCGATATCAGAACCGCTGTCTGCGGTGTGATCTGCGACGAATGTGAGCACCGGAAAGAATGCGGCGGATGCGACCATGTGATGGGCCGACCGTTCTGGACGGCTTTTGTCGGCGCCGAGATCTGTCCGGTGTATGCCTGCTGCACGGGTGAACGGCACTTCACCCACTGCGGCGAGTGCCCGGACCTTCTCTGCGAGCGTTTCACCCGGTACAGGGACCCGGACGTGGGCGAGGAGGAGGCCAGGACCGGGCTTGAGACGAGGAAGGCGCGGCTCCTCGCCAGAAGGAAATAGAGAGACCTCTCTCAGCCATTCCTCTCAAGGTTCCGACGCGCCGTCTCGGCGACCTCGCCGATCGCCTTCTCCAGTTCGGCGCCGGCCGCCCGCACCTTCTTTTCCAGGTGGTCGCGCCCCTCTTTTGTCCCGAAGAGGTGTTTGCCGAGGTGGACGACGTCGTCGATCGCTTTTTTCACCGAAGTCGAGGCCTCGTGCACCATCTCGTCCACCTGCGGGGCCTTCGGGGTTTCCGGGGTCTCCGGGGCGGCCTCGGGTTCCCTGTCCTCGACCCACCGGCCGGATTCAAAGTGTCCCTTCTGTTCGCTCATGGTTCTCAGGGATAGGTTTCCGCGGGGGAAATAAAAAGGGATGCATGGTGTTCCGGACCGGGAGCAGGGGCAGGCCTCAGGAGTGGATGATCATATTTCCGACGAGCGCCACCGCCAGGACACAGGTCACCTCCGGGCAGAATACACGATCTGTCATCAGAACAGGGGATTGTTGCTGCGCAGGATATATTTTTCGAAAAATATTGCACAATACATACAATAAGCATCATCAGATAGATAAAATAAGACAAAACACGAATCAAAAAGTATATCTCCAGTCCAACCGATCGGGAGACACAGGGATACGATGGGACAGGACCTCCTGAAACTGGGGATCGGATCGGCATGGGCGGCGGCAGGCTGCCTTCTCCTTGTCGGGCTCGGCAGTTATGCCATGACCGGGAGGGCCGAGGTGCTGGCCAGGTACATCTCCTCTCTTAGCATTGTCGCCGCCCTCATTGCAGTGTTCAGTGGCCTTGCCCTGGTCGGCAGGGCATATTTACGACGATGATCACTGGATATTCGAGATTCTTCCCTTGATCTCATCGAGACTGCAGTGCTTCAGTTCCATCAGGGCCGAGAGGACCGCATCAGAAAAAATGAGGGCCGTCATCTCGAAGAGTGTCCCGAAGGGAGCGAATTCAGAAGAAACAGAGCGGTACTGGCCGGTGAGTTGCCGCACCTCGTACTGGCCAGGAGTGTCGGGAACAGGCGGCGCCGCCACGCCAAGGTCCACGACGATCTCGGCGGCCCGGCCGAGGGTCGAGTCGGGCGCCGCGGTGAGGAGGCAGACCCGGCCGCCAAGTCCCTGCGCCGTTTC from Methanofollis sp. encodes:
- a CDS encoding pro-sigmaK processing inhibitor BofA family protein translates to MLGPLLGIVLAVLVAVLLYYFVKNVFVLVINAVLGIIVLFLINLFNLMGLFGKPDIPIDIITVLISALGGIIGVIIVVVLHLLGVPL
- a CDS encoding RimK/LysX family protein; translation: MPVCGPGDMREVLAYLAAERDIAARFGLPAETVLPLLFSLRFGGAWSYATEEGRSISVVRKRTLWDERTKTGVTLEEVTLLLNPSVLSEEGAVSRLEKCGNEAERLIVTRPFRIRVRAERAVRVRVDPERSEIAAEEVTGLEFAYEGSTAFNVAHELEHLEKKGISGRRLWEMKVV
- a CDS encoding LEA type 2 family protein, with amino-acid sequence MRLAPALAALVITAFIAGCAGGPPLRPPDVTVTGIAVTALTLESMDLEVILAVDNPNSVGATIRDVSVNVSYSKNGREVFLGSGRGEEISIPAYNTTEVVIPVTTDNLAMLSAAGTLALSGELEVTAEGTMTVDAGIVSFDVPFGKTTTVSVRGR
- the hxlB gene encoding 6-phospho-3-hexuloisomerase → MMPEGCYSITDLMLLMTDKIDETARSLDDTETGAFVDAILAAKRIYVVGAGRSGLVARAFAMRLMHLGMEAYVVGETITPALREGDLLVAFSGSGETHSIVEFCETAQGLGGRVCLLTAAPDSTLGRAAEIVVDLGVAAPPVPDTPGQYEVRQLTGQYRSVSSEFAPFGTLFEMTALIFSDAVLSALMELKHCSLDEIKGRISNIQ
- a CDS encoding DUF3795 domain-containing protein; the protein is MEPDIRTAVCGVICDECEHRKECGGCDHVMGRPFWTAFVGAEICPVYACCTGERHFTHCGECPDLLCERFTRYRDPDVGEEEARTGLETRKARLLARRK